The Meriones unguiculatus strain TT.TT164.6M chromosome 3, Bangor_MerUng_6.1, whole genome shotgun sequence genomic sequence AACTCAAGAATCCCGCAAGATAACCCCTGAGGCACAGACACCATGGAGGCTCAATTCGGAGAGGCAACTGGCAAGGGCAGGGGCGGTGGCCCTGGGGCGTCAGGCCCGCGGGCGAGGCGGCGGGCTGGGCTCTGGCGCGCACAGTGCACACGGCGGCCTGGGCAAAGTGCTGGGGAGCGCCCGTCAGGCGCTGGGAGGCGCAGCCCGCGCGCCCGGCTCGGGCATCGCCCGCTCCCCACCCGCGGCCCGTGCTCGCCCCGCCCGCAGCGCGCGCTTCCCGCCGCCTTCAAGGGCACGCGGGCTGACCCCGGAGGCGCCCGCGCTCCCGCCCCGCAGCCCGCGCAGCCCCCGCCGCGGGCTCGCCCCAGGGGGGCCCCGGCGCACCCCGCCCCGCGCGCCGCGCCCCGCGTCCCGGGCCGGCGGGTCCCCGCGCCCCCTCACCTGACATCTCCTCCTCGTTCTCCATCTCCTCCGCGAACAGCCGCGGCAGCTCCTCCTCGGTGCCCGGCGGGCCCCGCATGCCCGGcgcggggggggaggggaggtgggcgCCCCCCTCCCGCCGGGCGCGGTGCCAGCCTTAACCCGTGAGCTGCCGGACGGACCCGCGCGGCGGGCGAGGCGGTCTCGGCGAGAAGATGGCGGCCGCcggccccccccgcccccccaaacCTCCACCCCCCCGTGTCGACTCCGCAAGCTCTCGGCCGCCTCTGCCCGCACCCGCCAAGCCCGGGCCGCTCCGCCCACCGCGCCCCGCAGCGCGAGTCCCGCAGCCGGCCGAGGGTGGCGGCGGCAGCGCCCGCGGCACGGCGGCACGGCGGGGGGGCGGCACACATGCCCGGATTGTGACGTCCAGTCTGGTTGCTGTGGCAACCCCATCCCATCGTTCCGCCAGCGGGACTAGTTAACAGCGGAGAACAAGTTGCGGGGACTAGTCTTGAGCAGCCTGGTGAGGGAGCGGGATGGGGGGGCGGCGCGGGGGTGCCGGGAGCCGTCAAGGCGCCCATCCGTCCCCGGGGCACGACGGCCAAGCCGCCTGCGGGGCTCCGATGGCCCGGGCGCAGAAGGCGAGGCAGTGCTACCCGCGCGCGCCCCACGCGCGCCCCGGGCAGGGCCAGCGGTTGCCACCCTGCCCGCGGAGGCACTTGGGCCCCAGAGGCCGGATGGTGATCCACAAGCTGCCCCACTAACTAGCCTTTCACACCCCGGACTCGCCCCACCTGGTTTCCAACCCCCTTTCATAAGAGAAGTAGAAGAGAATGAGTCCCGCATTTAAGCAAGGGTCACAGAACAGTGGGTGTGATTTATCCAGATAAATCTATGGCTTCCCACCAGCCACGTGCCCTCTTTCCAAAACACCCCTTTGGGCCGAGACCAGCTCAGACACAGCCAGGTCCCTGGGGCTCTGTATGGTCTGTGCCCCGGACTGCCACTCGGGACACCTGTCGCCTAGCGGAAGGGCTGGCAACTGCCAGCCCGGCTCGTTAGAGGTGAAGCTGCATGCGGAGCCCTGGGGAGCAAGACTGGAATTTTAAGTGAGTGCTTTCAGCCTGGTGCAGCCAAGTCTTACCTCGACTTTAAGAACACAGAAGGTGTGAAGGGCCAGCAGGAGGTCGCCAGCGCTCCGGTCCATCAAAGGCCAGTAAAGTGAGGGTCGTCCTCATGTCGCGCCGCTGGCCACACACTGAGGGAGTGGAGCTCACTGCGGCCAGCGGGCTGGGACCTGCCTGACCTGAGAGGGTAGGCACAAAAGTCCTCAGGCCTGAGCTGACACCAACAGCTTCCAGCATCCAAACCCAGGAGGGATTCCCCTGTCCTAGCACCTCTGCAGAACTATACGAACTGTGCCAGTTTGGCTGAGTGTCCCAGTGACCTGTTGAGGTGGCTGCCCAAGACAGTTGATGTGGGTAGGGTTGGAAAGAGCCATTGCTTTCATCTCAAGCTTTACAAATTACATATACACCATAGAAAaccttttctttatttgttcgtGAGCAAAGGCAGGTCTGCTCAGCCTCCTGGGATGGACAGGCAGGATCTGAGAACTCCATCTCACAGATCACCTTTATAACACCCTGGACAGTGGCGGCCACCAGCACAGGGTGAAAGGTCCAGCCAGCAGGGAGAAGGCCGTTAAGGATCCAAATGGCTCCCTGAGTCATGGGGAGCCTCAGATAGCTGCACCCGGAGTCTGCAGACTCCTGGGAAGGGATGGCTGGCTCTCTCCAGACCACTTGTCTCCCTGCTCCCAAGCTCCACTGTATATGCTCACCCTCTATTACCATACCCTAAGCCCAGTCTGTTGGTAAACATTAAAacttttcagaggtcccctgtcccacctcagagaaaCACCAGAAAAGACTGTCcccaggcatgcatgcacaggcatgcacacactaaCCCTGGCTTCGGCTCCCAAGGCGAGCCTGAGAAAGTCAAGACATTCAGGAAAAGCCCCAACTGCTTACTTTGCAGCAAATTAGAATCAAGATGTGAGCTGCACACTCAGGATATCCTCCCAGTGACTGCACTGGGATAGCATTAGCTAGTGACTAAAGACCCAAACTGGGATGCTGGGGGAAAACACGTGCTGAGGAAGAGCAGAGCCCTGGGGCAACCACCCCTACCTGGGGCCTAAGGCCATTGGTGGCCCCTTCCTGGGCCAGTTAGGGAGCAGCTTCCTAGACAAGCATGGCAGGCTGAGGCAGCCTCCATTTGCTCTCAGACAGCAGCAGATCCCGCCACCATTTAAAGCAGCCCTCAGCACAGCCTGTGAGTGCAGGTTCCTGGGGTCAGCGTGGCTTCCCTCAATTGCTCCCTGCCTTAAGTTTTTTCTTTACATGCTTATTTCAGGGAGGGGGCGCACACGTCGTGGTGTTCATATGGAAGTCGGTTCTTTCCACCATacggttccagggatcaaactcagcccTTCAGGGATGAGGGCAAGTGCCCGTGTTTGCTGAGCTTTCTCCTTAGGCCCGCCCTCATCCTTCCCAGGATTTGCTGTTCTGCCTCTATGGATGTCCACATAGGCCAGAGCAGAGTTACAGGTGCTTGAGAGCTGCCACAGGGGCACGGAGGTGAGCCTGGCCCTCTCTAGGAGCAGTGTTCCTAAGCATGGCAACCTCTCCGGGTCCCCACCTGTCTTCTGGAACAGGGTCTCACACTGACTCTGGAGCTAACCAGAGACTGGTcctagggatcctcctgcctctaccttcgcagcactgggattacaggggcaAACCATTGCACCAGATTCTGTGGGCCACTAGGAACCCCACAGActtccctgagccatctcccccttATGGAGATAGCAGACAGCCTTCACCCTTCCCCTCGCCCAGGCCCCCGCAAACAAGCAACCACCAGTTTAACTCCCAATCAGGACAGTTGCTGTGATTCGGAGAGGTCTCCTACAGTGAATCCTTTGCCACCAACCAGCCTTGTCCATGAGAACTAAAGAACAGCATATAGTCCTCGTGATTGTCACCCCGTGGTTGCACGCTGTCCTCTTGTGATTTTCGTTACTGTCACCCCCATGGTTGCACGTCGTCCTCTTGTGATCCTGTCATTGTCATCCCCTGGTTGCATGTTTCCTCTTGTGATCCTGCCATTGTCATCCCCGTGGTTGCATGTCCTCTTGAGATTCCGTCACCCCGTGGTGCCTTATAAGAGACCAACATCCTCAAACCTGCTTCCGCACTTGTCACTCCAAGGCAAGCATGTCACCCTGTGTCCATACTAACTTTCAGGCTCTCCTAAAATTCTTTGACCTTAATAGTGACAACTATCCCTTGCTAGGATCTCCACCTCCCCGCATCCCACAGCAAGTGTCTTGAGGTGTTGGTCAGGGCTGGCTTTCAGCACCTCTACAGGCACCAGCAGGGAAACCACCAATGCGCTGGGCTGCTTGACTACCGCCGGGAAGGACACTACAGACACAGCACCCTTGAAAGGCAGGGGCGGGACAGTGTAGAAGTGAGAGAGCCCTCCCATGGAGACACCTCCTGGGCTGCATCAACACTCACTCAGGGCAGGGCACCCGCAGCAACCGCAGCTGGCAGGGATCAAGCCTGTGCCAGCAACTCTGCTTTATCACTTCCGTGAACTGAAGTCACAGCTTAAGACTCCAGTGCTCTGTGCCAACATTTCCGATAAAGACAGGTACGGCACAAGGCCAGACAGACATAGAGGAGACGGTCTAGGAGGGGCCCTGTACACAGGGCCATGGCAGGTTTAACACAATTCCAGTTCACTCTCCATGTCGCCCATAAGGAAAAGGCCTTTGTTTGGAAAGAGGTTCAGTCAGCTCCAGCCAACCTCCTGAGACTGAACTGTACAGACTACAATGGACACACTTTGCTCAATGTAACTAACCAGTGAGAATAAGgtttaaacaggaaaaaaaagcctTGCACGGTAACAGTAGCCACGTGTTAGCCACTTTAATACAAAATGTGATCAACATTCAAATACAAGAGTTTAGAAAGGCATAAAAACCCAGTGTTTCCATTTTATTACAAGTTTCAAAATCTGGGATCATTTCTTGAAGCATATGCTAATCAAGCCAGGGTTAACTTTTTAACAACCAAACTTTAAAACACCGAGCAACAGAGAGGTGTGCCAAGTCACAAACTTAACACTGACGGCCGAGGGGCTGCACCTGCAGGGCTGAAGGAAATGCTGCCTCCCGAAAGGGCAGAGACAACATAGTTCTGCTTCTAAGAAGCTGCATAGATACAGAAAGCGCTTGAGCCTCTACCAAACATGTGGTTACAACAGGTTAAAGGACCCTGGGAGAGGTGCAGCTGCCTCAGAGCACAGGCCGACAGCAGACTGTCGGGCGTGTGAGCCTCCAAGCGCTTCAGTTACCAGAAAGCAAGCGGCTGCCTCTGCAGGAGTCTGACAAGGGGGCTATCCTCAGGGGTCCGgaatgcttccaaagaaaccagacagACCCCATCCTTGCCTTTCACATCCTTCCCACCCAACAGTTCTCCATGCACAGTGGCAGGACCCCACAAGTCCCTCCTCTGACCAGCACCCTGCAGACACACACGGCTTGAACTGACTTCTGAAATGATGGAGATTAAAGTGTTAGGAGAGAACTCTGCCACAGGGGCTGTAGCCCCCCGAGGAAGACTTTTGTCACGAAGTGCAGTTGTGAGCTTAAGTGCAGCAACTTCCTATCTTAGCATGACACACCCACTTCCACCATCCCTTGTCATAAGCCTCCTGAGCAGGGCTGGAAGGGGCGCCCCCTACCGGAGGGATGCTCTGGAAGCCATCTTCAGTGCCCTCTACTGGACGCTAGAGAAACAGTGTTCCAACTACCTAGGTTTCACTACAAGTCCTTGCTTACCTCTGACACAGATGAAATGAAGAGCCACCTAAAGGCATGGATGCCCAACGTATTTACAAATCCTTTTATAAAGGGCAGAATATGCAACAGTGATACTAAAAGACCAGCTCTTCTATAGGAAGGAGAAAGGTTAGTGCACACAGCTGTGAGCATCTTGTGACCGGAACTGGAGACAACTGTCCCTTTGGTCTGTTGTATTGACTGCCatttttccaggaaaaaaaaaaaatcaaaagaaatcaCCTGCTTGTTTTTACTGAAAAGCACCACACTGTATCTCAAACCTTCCTTTGAAACAGGCACCAGAAAAAAAACCAACCACAAGGCTTTTTAGACTCAGGTTGGCTGGACTGGGCAAGCCGCCTCTCCCCTACCGCTCCTGTCAGATGCTTAGACTGGCTCTTCTGTTCAGGCACGACAACCTGAGAACAGAAATTTCTGAGCAGAAAAAAGTGTGTCTATACAAATGAACGGCAACCCAGTTAAACCCCAGTCCCTGTAACTTCCAACTTCCTGTCCAATCCACACTGCAGAGATACAAGGATAAACCATGGGGTTTTgttcctaaattttatttatgaattaataCAAAACATTCCAGACCAATGTGTCTtaatcctcatcctcctcctcttcttcatcctggtTAATCTGGAAGTAACGCAATTCATAACTCTCTTTGCTGTTGGCGACAACACGCAACCAGTCTCGAAGATTGttcttcttcaaatattttttggtGAGATATTTCAAATACctgcagagaaagaacacaagaacTACGCTAGACTGGCGGGTTCTTTGCATTCTGAAACATTGAAACCTCATAAAACACAGTGAAAACAACTTTAAGTTGTTTTTCCGACCCTCCAAAATAAGCACAGACCAAGTACACCCAAGCCAGTGTTCTAACAATGAAGTGAGAACACACCAGCAGACACCACAAAATGGCCTGTAGTAATCACTACAGAAAGATCACAGTGGAAGATGACAATTACATACACCTTACACCTCTGCGGAGACCAACCTTCCCGCCAACTCCAAACACTTCCCACACCTTCTGCACACCTCCCTGAGATGGCAGGTGGAGGTTGTTGGGGCCTCCGACTTCTTGAATGGGATGGCCATCACCAACCCCGTGGGCACAGTAAGTGCTCCCAGCCCCTCCAGAGCTGAGACGAGAGAGGTCCCActttacccaggctggcctcaacccaCCTGCCCAGCTCGGCCTAACAGTGAAGGCTTATATCTGTCTTGCCTCTAAAGTTTCTTCAGAAACATCCCTCCTCTGCTGAGGCCAAACCCGGGGTGCGGTGTATGTTCGACAAGCGTTCCCCACACCCGAGTAGCTTTTCAGCCAcactacatttttaaaatctatttgcTGCCTTAGCTGCTTTCCCACAACCCCAACTGTGTTTAACAGCTGCATACTGAAGGTGCCATCGGTGAGGTCCTGGTAGCTGGCGGTCCCAGTGCCATACAGGGAGACTGGGCTATGCTCAACCCCCCACTGGCAAGCTAACCTCACCACACCTAGGCTTCCTCCACCAGAGGAACCTCAAGCTGCCTGCTCTTTGCTGGGTGGcggtgctgcacacctttaatggcaggacctgggaggcagaggcaggcggatctctgtgaattatacaccagcctggtctacacatgcaggacagccaggcctatagAGAAACCCatctaaaaatacaaaattgCCACTCCTTatacttttgtttttgatttttggcACAGGGtgtccctgtgtagccctggctgtcccagacttaccttgtagaccaggttgtccttgaactcggagatcaaGCTCCCTTGCctgcgattaaaggtgtgcgcctgGCCCTTTACTGGTTCTTGGAAATACCACACAGGTAAGTGAACACTGGCACCCACCCGCCAACAAGGACCCTGACCAACAGCCTCACTGGCTGCCAAAAACACTGTCCAAAGCTCAGCTCTACCCAGTCTTCCCTGCAGACACAAGCATTTAAACTCAGTGCATGGGAGAATCAacagtctgaggtcagcctaCAGACAGACCAGGTTGCTATGCCACTGTCTCCCCATATTGTCCTTTGAAGAGCTCAACTCAAAACCAGCTAGTTTCAACACTTATAGTAAGAGGATCAGAGACAAGGAAACAGATGTTCTAGACTTTGGAATACCCTTGgatttttcagaaaaatattaCTGTCATCAAGAAAGCAGTGAGCAGGCTTGGGGCACATGCCTGTGGTCCCAGTACTCTAGAAACAGGCAGAAAAATACCAAGTTCAGGGCCTGCCTGAGCCACAACCTAAGTTCTCAAGTCAACttagcaagactgtctcaaactAACTCACAGTGAGACAAGAAATGGACCACAGAACAGTGGCACCTAGAGAAGGAGCTCAGTGTTACTGTGTCCAAGCCTTGAACTCAGCTCTCAGTCCCCCAAATTAAAAGGAAGCCACCTGGCTGTGGGAATCACAACGCCAGTATACAAGAAAGTAAGCAGGTACAGCTTGAGAGGGCAAGGCAGGCCTTGGGCCTCAGAAGGCACCTTCAAAATCCCAAAAAGAACAGGAAGCTACAGTTGGACTGTGGTGCCTTCCCGACTCCACTGAGTTAAGGACAGAACTGGTTGGAAACTGAGGCTATGTCAGAAAGTCACAAGATGGCAGCATCTGCCCAAGGGCTAAACACAACAGGGGGGTTTTGCtttatctttctgtttatttcaatttattttttataatttatccacttGACATCCCAATttagcccctccctcgtctcctcccagtcccccgtCCCCTCCCCAGGACAGGTGGTTTTGTGCACAGCCTGCCTCACAATCACAGCAGACCGCTATCACCTATTCACTGACAAGTCTTAACCAGCGGGCCCCAGCCGGCAGGCAGCTCTTATGCCCAACTGTGCTAAACCCAGCCTCGTTGCTGTTTTCACCCACATCCTAACACATAGGGGCAGAGAATCAATGTCACACCATGAGGAGAATCCACGTAGGCAGTCTCTCTCTCACCCAGTACCACACCAGCACTTACAAGAAGCAAAACTCAATTAAAAACAGATGCTCTCATCAAAGTGTGATGGGGTGGCACTGTAAGGCCAGCTTTCAGCAACCGGGGACCTCAGCCACACAATGAGCCCAGGCCAGCTGGGGCAGGCTGTCATCACCAAGATGTAACAGCAGTGGAAGGTGACAATGTAAAAATAGCCAGGCAAGGTGcacaggcctttaaccccagcactggggaggcagaggcaggcagatctctgagttccacgccagcctggtctcaaacaagccaacaaacaaaaaaataatagagCGCAGGCAAAGTCTAGAAATAATCACCAGCCAAGTAACTATAAATACGTTAACAGGCCTGGTGAAAAGGTTCAGCACATACTCTTTACAGGACcacagttcagatcccagcacccacacggggcaactccagcttcagggcatcTGGTCCCAaaagcacatgcatgcatgcaggcatgcgcacgcacgcacgcacgcacgcacgcacgcacacacacacacacacccctaaaatAAATCAAGAGCACTGTTCCGTGGCACACACTCGTTCTCCGCCCTTCACACAGCAGCACAGAAGGCAAGCCCCTCATACCTTTTGGAAAAAGGCACCTCAGAGGTGACAGTGATCTTGCTCTTGCTCCGTTCGATGGTCACAACCCCTCCACCAAGATTCCCAGCTTTCCCATTCACCTTGATTCTCTCCTGGAGGAACTGCTCCTGCAGAGTCAAGTGGGAGTGCAATGGGCTTACCTGTCTCAGGGGCAGAGCAATTCAGACTTCCTCCCAACACCAAAGTACAGGTGTCTTTAAAAATGTGCGTGTAGGTGgaagtgtgtgctgtgtgtgtgactATCAGAGCACAGTTTTGTCGAGTCACTTCTCTAAGCAGGTTCTAAGGATCACTGGGGCCATGAAGCTTACAAGGAAGTTCATAAGGAAAGTACTATTCCACACATCCCACGCAATTTGAAGATGGTTTCCTGGCAAACATTCCTGCCTGGGTCTATGCACACTCACAGTCAAGGGCACCAAGTAAGCCGCGGCAACAGCAATACCCTCTCTCAACATAAAAGACAAGCAAAAACAGTCAAGAGTAAGCATAAACAGAAGTCTGACTTTTACAGGAACATGCAAAGCTGCAAGCAACCTCTGAGCACTAGCAGAGAGCGTGTCTTCAGCTGGCTGAAGCGGCAAAGACAAACCTGATACCACCACCACAGACCTGCCTGGAGTTGCCTGCATGGTACAGCAGAGGCACCAGGGGCCTGGGAGCCCAGACACGCTCTGCAAAGCACCATGGGAGCCAGGGAGAGCCATTCACCTCAGGCTTCAGGGACCTCTGTCCAAAAGggacttttttgttctgttgccacTGCAAAGAGATGAAGTCCTCTTCAGCTCAAAGCTACAACTTTAGGGATGGAGATGTGGCAGGGAGAGTACTCACTGGCACGCTTGAGGTCCTGATCAACTCCTGCGACAACACAGGCGTATCTCTTTTTAAAACTCCAGTGCAAACTGTTAACTATGGTGAAGCAGAGGGCTCAGTCTAGAAGGGAAGTCATTAGCAGAGGAGAGTGTGCTAAGATGTGTCAGGTGGTAATACCAGGCAGGACAAATGCCAAACAAAAGCCATCAAGAACTGCAGAGACgcccgctcttccagaggaccggagtttgtttcccagcacccacatagcagcatTCGACCATCTGCAACTGCACTTCCAGGGCATCTGGTGCCTTGCTCTGGCTTCCAGGGCTgttaaggcacacatgtggtataaagacatatatgaaggcaaaacactcaaatacatTCAAAAACTTTTTtcgtcttttttcttttctctttttgaggCAAGGCTCTagttgtcctggagctcactatgcagaccaggctgtactcaaactcagacatccacctgcctctgcttcacaaATGCTGGCtaagtgtgcaccactatgcacggcaaaataattttttttttttaattaagaaaaaaagaaactgccaACATGCAGAAATGCAAAGCCATGGAGAACTCACTGGATAAAGAACTTAGGcagtgggctagagagatgactcagcagctaagagcattagctgctcttccagaggaccctggttcaattcccagcttccacaaggcagctcacaactgtctccaaATTCCAGTACATCCAACTCCCTCACACAGGCATGTATGTAtgccaaacaccaaatgtacataaaaaaataaaatataaaaaaacaacttTGGGAGCCAACTGAGGTGCATTTACATTTGAGGGACAGACATCCACACAAGGTTAGTGGACTGCACTTACACTGTTAATATTAATGGCTATGTGTTATCCCTgtacattttaattttcaatttttctgGAATGACTGCTCTTGACAAGTTAACCTTCTGAATGGTAAAGAACAAAAGTGAACTTAGGAGATGTTTACATACAAAGCCCACATCCCAAGAGCCAAAATGGGGCCGCAGAGACTTAATTCTAGATAAAGGGGAACATAGGGATACCGGGGACCAGGGTCAAATACAAGGGGAAACAGAAAATCAGGACAAGGTTAGAGATGGCTCTGGGTTGAGAGTGCCTGTTGCTGTTTCAGAGGAACACAGTTCTCAGAGGTTCTCAGTACCGACACGGCAGctcacctgcaactccagttccagagatcaAATGCCCCAACCCGTTAtggtctccacacacatgcaaacatacatacaagaaaCTTTAgagataaaaatctttaaaaaaatttaaatgagcaGGGTGcggtggcccaggcctgtaaccccagcagatgcagcctggtctacagccagggctacacagagaaacataaaaaaaaaaaaaaaaaaaaaaaagacggggAACCTCAGGATAGCACTGAGGATGCCAAGGTCCAGGACAAGGCTACCCGGACAGATTAAgctaaacagggaacaggatgcaATGGTAATCAATGCTGGACCCAGGAGTTTGCCTGCTTCTGGGTAAGATCATCTCTAGAAACCAtcagaggaagacagaaaagcTAACTGATACCTACATATCACAGCTTGTATCTATCTCAAGAGACTTGAGCAACAAGTAACTAATTTGCCCTGGCTTCAGCTAAGTGAAAGAAATAGGACCGCCTACAAGCCCAACAGACTCCAACAGGTTTTCCCAACTGTCCCTGCTTCCCAGCCCAGAGGAGCAATAAAATGTCACTTACAAAATTGGCAGCGTCCATGATTCCATCTTCTACAGGATGGGTGCAGTCAAGGGTGAACTTCAaaacctgcttcttttttttgcCCCCCTTCGCCACAAGCTTTTTCTAAGGATACACAGAAAACAGATAAATCTTCAGGTAGTCCTcggcaaagaaataaacagaaactAAAAAAACCAAATCATGTCAGAGGCATAGAAGTCCTTACAAACACAAACCCAAGGAGATGGGTTCCCTTCTAGAGTGCCAAGAGCCTTGTTCTAGACGAGAAAAGAGGGGGAATCATTACTGTCTTGTCCTACTCAACCTCTCCAGACTCCCCAACCTTTTCCCAAGAAATGCtcctttattttattcatttgcaaATGCAAGCATACAAGTACCTTGTACACTCAATTTTAGTGTGAAATCGACCCTTAGCCTCTATTTTTAGATTAGAGCACTTCATTATCTTCCTCAGCATCTAATCTCCAGACCTCAACACCCACCCCCCTCCCAGgaatggcaaaagaaaaaaaaaaaaaaaacttgaaaatattcTAGCTGCGTTCCATGTCAGCTTCAAGATTATGTGTGGTCAATGGTTTCCAGCTTTCTGACTGGCTTAAGAAGTAAGACTA encodes the following:
- the Rpl22 gene encoding large ribosomal subunit protein eL22 isoform X5 gives rise to the protein MAPVKKLVAKGGKKKKQVLKFTLDCTHPVEDGIMDAANFEQFLQERIKVNGKAGNLGGGVVTIERSKSKITVTSEVPFSKRYLKYLTKKYLKKNNLRDWLRVVANSKESYELRYFQINQDEEEEEDED
- the Rpl22 gene encoding large ribosomal subunit protein eL22 isoform X2, translating into MAPVKKLVAKGGKKKKQVLKFTLDCTHPVEDGIMDAANFWQQNKKVPFGQRSLKPEVNGSPWLPWCFAERVWAPRPLVPLLYHAGNSRQEQFLQERIKVNGKAGNLGGGVVTIERSKSKITVTSEVPFSKRYLKYLTKKYLKKNNLRDWLRVVANSKESYELRYFQINQDEEEEEDED
- the Rpl22 gene encoding large ribosomal subunit protein eL22 isoform X4; protein product: MAPVNKALGTLEGNPSPWKKLVAKGGKKKKQVLKFTLDCTHPVEDGIMDAANFEQFLQERIKVNGKAGNLGGGVVTIERSKSKITVTSEVPFSKRYLKYLTKKYLKKNNLRDWLRVVANSKESYELRYFQINQDEEEEEDED
- the Rpl22 gene encoding large ribosomal subunit protein eL22 isoform X1 — encoded protein: MAPVNKALGTLEGNPSPWKKLVAKGGKKKKQVLKFTLDCTHPVEDGIMDAANFWQQNKKVPFGQRSLKPEVNGSPWLPWCFAERVWAPRPLVPLLYHAGNSRQEQFLQERIKVNGKAGNLGGGVVTIERSKSKITVTSEVPFSKRYLKYLTKKYLKKNNLRDWLRVVANSKESYELRYFQINQDEEEEEDED
- the Rpl22 gene encoding large ribosomal subunit protein eL22 isoform X3; this translates as MDAANFWQQNKKVPFGQRSLKPEVNGSPWLPWCFAERVWAPRPLVPLLYHAGNSRQEQFLQERIKVNGKAGNLGGGVVTIERSKSKITVTSEVPFSKRYLKYLTKKYLKKNNLRDWLRVVANSKESYELRYFQINQDEEEEEDED